A single genomic interval of Granulicella tundricola MP5ACTX9 harbors:
- the ileS gene encoding isoleucine--tRNA ligase, with product MSDVPQKKPLKATLNLPETAFAMKANLPQNEPARLEAWQKAGLYEQIRTARAGAPKFILHDGPPYANGAIHLGHALNKCIKDFVVKTKTMAGFDAPYVPGWDCHGLPIEIKVDEQLGRKKLEMPALSVRRACREYAEKYVTLQKSQFERIGVFGRWNDPYKTMSFGYEAAIVETFYEFFEQGFVYKGLKPVFWCIHDQTALAEAEVEYEMHTSPSIYVRYKLTSEASAISEKLAGKDVWTIIWTTTPWTIPASMAVAYNPEMEYVAAQATLASGEIGVYVVAGTLLEAVAKACGFTDVEVLERFNGIRMEGAQFAHPFFARTVVGVTADYVTADQGTGAVHTSPAHGVDDFYTGKRYGIPDVQYVDNAGRQRNLPQQEAFDGLTVFESNKPITELLREKGALLSGTFFEHSYPHCWRCHNPVIVRATEQWFISMETPMPTAEAEIAAAEEVDGSEPTSQKRDVEHPVVDGMTTFRQRALDEIKRVVWDPAWGEERISNMIATRPDWCISRQRIWGVPIAVFLCNKCHEPLNDADVNKSIVELFKKESADAWYKYSAAELLPDGVACSCGNTDKNEFRKEMDILDVWFESGASWHAVLDAEESLRFPADLYTEGGDQHRGWFHSSLLTSVALRGVAPYRMVATSGWTLDEQGRAFSKSLGNGVDPVDVAKRLGAEIIRLWVASVDFREDVAASENLMQRVGDNYRKLRNTLKFLLGNLHDFDPAKDALPFADLEQLDQYILAQTAELVAKIRKAYDEFEFHRAYHALNEFVNTDLSALYLDVLKDRLYTFAPDHPERRSAQTALWRIAEALVRLIAPILSFTADEAWAFLPKVEGRESSVHLALFPDLSDIVPGSEAAIEHDWEQLLELRAQVMAKLEVLRAAKSIGKSLEAKVTLTVVIGPGPSPLRLLDQYTTALAELFNVSEVDVLFVESALETPSFEIEVQRSAAPKCERCWRYIPEVGEDDRFPTVCLRCADALEAIGFEPYQIPPQDAAGEGASL from the coding sequence ATGTCTGACGTACCGCAGAAGAAGCCGTTGAAAGCTACCCTGAACCTGCCGGAGACGGCGTTTGCGATGAAGGCGAACCTGCCGCAGAATGAGCCGGCGCGGCTTGAAGCCTGGCAGAAGGCCGGGCTGTATGAGCAGATTCGTACGGCAAGGGCGGGTGCGCCGAAGTTTATCCTGCACGATGGGCCTCCGTATGCCAATGGCGCGATTCACCTGGGTCATGCTCTGAACAAGTGCATCAAGGACTTCGTGGTGAAGACGAAGACGATGGCTGGGTTTGACGCGCCGTATGTTCCGGGATGGGACTGCCATGGGCTGCCGATCGAGATCAAGGTGGACGAGCAGTTGGGGCGGAAGAAGCTCGAGATGCCGGCGCTGAGCGTGCGGCGGGCCTGCCGCGAGTATGCGGAGAAGTACGTCACGCTGCAGAAGAGCCAGTTTGAGCGGATTGGCGTGTTTGGGCGGTGGAACGATCCTTATAAGACGATGTCGTTTGGGTATGAGGCGGCGATCGTGGAAACGTTCTACGAGTTCTTTGAGCAGGGGTTTGTCTACAAGGGACTGAAGCCGGTGTTCTGGTGCATCCACGACCAGACCGCGCTGGCGGAGGCCGAGGTGGAGTATGAGATGCACACCTCGCCTTCGATCTATGTGCGGTACAAGCTGACGAGCGAGGCTTCCGCGATCAGCGAAAAGCTGGCGGGCAAGGATGTCTGGACGATCATCTGGACGACTACGCCCTGGACGATTCCGGCTAGTATGGCGGTCGCTTATAACCCGGAGATGGAGTATGTGGCGGCTCAAGCTACGCTCGCTTCCGGGGAGATCGGGGTTTATGTCGTGGCTGGAACGCTGCTGGAAGCCGTCGCGAAGGCTTGTGGCTTTACGGATGTTGAGGTGCTGGAACGGTTCAATGGCATCAGGATGGAGGGCGCTCAGTTTGCGCATCCATTCTTCGCTCGGACCGTTGTTGGCGTGACTGCGGATTATGTGACTGCAGATCAGGGGACCGGAGCGGTGCATACGTCGCCGGCGCATGGTGTGGATGACTTCTATACCGGTAAGCGGTATGGGATTCCGGATGTGCAGTATGTCGATAATGCGGGGCGGCAGCGGAATCTGCCGCAGCAGGAAGCGTTTGACGGGCTGACTGTTTTTGAATCGAACAAGCCGATCACGGAGTTGCTGCGGGAGAAGGGTGCATTGCTTTCGGGGACCTTCTTCGAGCATAGCTATCCGCATTGCTGGCGGTGCCATAACCCAGTGATCGTGCGGGCGACCGAGCAATGGTTTATCTCGATGGAGACGCCTATGCCTACGGCGGAGGCGGAGATTGCTGCTGCTGAGGAAGTGGATGGTTCTGAACCCACGTCCCAGAAGCGGGACGTGGAGCACCCAGTTGTGGATGGGATGACTACGTTCAGGCAGCGGGCGCTGGATGAGATCAAGCGGGTGGTTTGGGACCCGGCTTGGGGTGAAGAGCGGATCTCGAACATGATCGCAACGCGGCCGGACTGGTGTATCTCTCGCCAGCGAATCTGGGGTGTGCCGATTGCTGTGTTCCTCTGCAACAAGTGCCATGAGCCTCTGAACGATGCTGACGTCAACAAGAGCATCGTCGAGTTGTTCAAGAAGGAGTCCGCGGACGCCTGGTACAAATACTCGGCTGCGGAGCTGTTGCCGGATGGCGTGGCTTGTTCCTGCGGAAATACCGATAAGAACGAGTTCCGCAAGGAGATGGACATCCTTGATGTTTGGTTCGAGTCCGGGGCTTCGTGGCATGCGGTGCTCGATGCGGAGGAGAGTCTGCGGTTTCCGGCTGACCTCTATACCGAGGGCGGCGATCAGCATCGCGGATGGTTCCACTCTTCCCTGCTGACCTCTGTCGCGTTGCGGGGTGTGGCTCCGTACCGGATGGTTGCGACCTCTGGCTGGACGCTTGATGAACAAGGGCGTGCTTTCTCGAAGTCGCTGGGGAACGGTGTCGATCCGGTGGATGTAGCGAAGCGGCTGGGGGCGGAGATTATCCGGCTTTGGGTTGCGTCGGTGGACTTCCGCGAGGATGTGGCGGCGAGCGAGAATCTGATGCAGCGGGTTGGCGATAACTATAGGAAGCTGCGGAATACGCTGAAGTTCCTGTTGGGCAACCTGCATGACTTCGATCCTGCCAAGGATGCGTTACCGTTTGCGGACCTGGAACAGCTCGACCAATACATCCTGGCGCAGACGGCGGAGCTTGTGGCTAAGATCCGCAAGGCCTACGACGAGTTCGAGTTTCACCGGGCGTATCACGCACTGAATGAGTTCGTAAATACGGACCTGTCCGCGCTGTACCTCGACGTGCTGAAGGACCGGCTGTACACGTTTGCGCCGGATCATCCTGAGCGGCGGTCGGCACAGACGGCGCTGTGGCGGATTGCGGAGGCTTTGGTGCGGCTGATCGCACCGATCCTGAGCTTTACGGCGGACGAGGCGTGGGCATTTTTGCCGAAGGTTGAGGGCCGTGAGTCCAGTGTTCACCTGGCGCTGTTCCCTGATCTTTCGGATATCGTTCCGGGAAGCGAGGCGGCGATCGAGCATGACTGGGAGCAGTTGCTGGAGCTTCGGGCGCAGGTGATGGCCAAGCTCGAAGTGCTACGCGCGGCTAAGTCGATCGGCAAGAGCCTGGAGGCGAAGGTGACGTTGACCGTCGTCATCGGTCCGGGACCGAGTCCGCTAAGGCTGCTGGATCAGTACACGACGGCGCTGGCTGAACTGTTCAACGTGTCCGAAGTCGACGTGCTGTTTGTTGAGAGTGCGCTGGAGACGCCGAGCTTCGAGATTGAGGTGCAGCGCTCTGCCGCGCCAAAGTGCGAACGCTGCTGGCGGTATATTCCTGAGGTCGGCGAAGACGACCGCTTCCCGACGGTTTGCCTGCGTTGCGCGGATGCCCTGGAAGCAATCGGGTTTGAGCCTTACCAGATTCCACCGCAGGATGCTGCGGGAGAAGGGGCGAGCCTCTAA
- a CDS encoding energy transducer TonB, translating to MADTVQMPPQNEEDQLQHRRDPNSDPESAAYAPPAPPVAQRPVFGASLTEMEVKRDPKSAAISTVVNVVIIAFFLWFAARKSGLIAPPAVQNITLVEPPPPPPKAPPKAVQMGGGGGSKGPTPVVHGNPPKFAPVVLNPPKAPPLEQPKIQVPVTVNVQQDLKMAHVDSPAIGMPNSPIIGVTSGGGGSGGGLGSGNGNGLGPGSGGNTGGGLERIGGSVSAPVVLYQPEPEFSEEARKAKVAGNVLVYLQVDTNGKPQHVRVLRGIGLGLDEKAVEAVRNYKFKPAMKGGHPVAVEMNVEVNFQIF from the coding sequence ATGGCTGACACGGTACAGATGCCCCCCCAGAACGAAGAAGATCAGTTGCAGCATCGCCGCGACCCCAACTCCGACCCGGAGTCCGCTGCTTACGCCCCTCCGGCCCCGCCCGTGGCCCAGCGCCCCGTCTTCGGTGCCTCGCTGACCGAGATGGAGGTCAAGCGCGATCCCAAGTCCGCCGCCATCTCCACCGTCGTCAACGTCGTCATCATCGCCTTCTTTCTCTGGTTCGCCGCGCGCAAATCCGGTCTCATCGCGCCGCCCGCCGTCCAGAACATCACACTCGTCGAGCCGCCACCACCGCCTCCCAAAGCTCCACCCAAGGCCGTGCAGATGGGCGGAGGCGGCGGTTCCAAGGGCCCCACGCCCGTAGTCCATGGCAATCCGCCCAAGTTCGCGCCGGTCGTACTGAATCCGCCCAAGGCACCCCCGCTTGAGCAGCCTAAGATTCAGGTGCCCGTCACCGTCAATGTCCAGCAGGACCTCAAGATGGCCCACGTGGACTCGCCCGCCATCGGCATGCCCAACTCCCCCATCATCGGCGTCACCAGCGGCGGCGGTGGAAGTGGCGGCGGCCTCGGCTCGGGTAACGGTAACGGTCTCGGACCCGGATCGGGTGGAAATACCGGTGGCGGCCTCGAGCGTATCGGCGGTAGTGTGTCCGCCCCGGTCGTCCTCTATCAGCCAGAGCCCGAGTTCTCCGAAGAAGCCCGCAAGGCCAAGGTCGCCGGCAACGTCCTTGTTTACCTCCAGGTCGACACCAACGGCAAACCCCAGCACGTCCGCGTCCTCCGCGGCATCGGCCTCGGCCTCGACGAAAAGGCCGTGGAAGCCGTCCGCAACTACAAGTTCAAACCCGCGATGAAGGGCGGCCATCCCGTAGCCGTAGAGATGAACGTAGAAGTCAACTTCCAGATCTTCTAA
- a CDS encoding methyl-accepting chemotaxis protein, with the protein MRLETKIAISSGALIFTMLLSAFAASLRLREADQVTVRFGARGGVILQVMSLRSHVGRTVFALESEMLNAEGAASRRAEVEQYQKLRRTHWESVDRSLGRLRGEGGTVDLGGVGEGLGAAVARLPELRRLEEQAETLNDRQTPEARAEAMELLEKQILPLEEDSFRVMTGVAETELESAGREIALLHKVHQVAVWTLWGATILGALLGATLAFVLGKNLTRSIGDLVERANSIAGGDLTGLELEMLTNDQVGTMAEAMNRMQRSLSGIIGTVADTAGSLTGSAASMGSASDQIHRRIDQQSQQTQQAATAMQEMSASIAEVSRHTQSAAETARAAAQTARDGGAIVRQMLESMGSIAGAVSETGVTIGLLGEDSKKISQIVTVIDEIARNTNLLALNAAIEAARAGEQGRGFAVVAGEVRRLAESTAKATGEIAGMIHEVQERTRTAVASMEAGTGTVREGVVTTTQAGEALERIIGMAEQVDRMITQIAIAASQQAAAADQSSASLDFIHTLSHDNLMEMATTAAGIENLRGTAVMLEKQVDRFLVAV; encoded by the coding sequence ATGAGGCTCGAGACGAAGATTGCGATCAGCTCTGGGGCGCTGATCTTTACGATGTTGCTGAGTGCATTTGCGGCCTCGCTGCGGCTGCGCGAGGCGGACCAGGTAACGGTTCGCTTTGGGGCGCGAGGCGGGGTGATTCTGCAGGTCATGAGCCTGCGGAGTCATGTGGGGCGGACGGTCTTTGCGCTGGAATCCGAGATGCTGAATGCGGAGGGTGCGGCATCTCGCAGGGCCGAGGTTGAGCAGTACCAGAAGCTTCGGCGGACGCACTGGGAGAGCGTGGATCGCTCACTGGGGCGGCTGCGGGGTGAGGGCGGTACGGTGGATCTGGGCGGGGTGGGTGAGGGGCTGGGAGCGGCGGTGGCCCGGCTGCCGGAGCTGCGGCGGCTGGAGGAGCAGGCTGAAACGTTGAACGACCGTCAGACTCCAGAGGCGAGGGCGGAGGCGATGGAGCTGCTGGAGAAGCAGATTTTGCCTCTGGAAGAGGATTCGTTCCGGGTGATGACAGGGGTTGCGGAGACTGAGTTGGAGTCGGCGGGCCGGGAGATTGCGCTTCTGCACAAGGTGCATCAGGTGGCTGTATGGACGCTTTGGGGCGCGACGATTCTGGGTGCTCTGCTGGGGGCTACGCTGGCGTTTGTGCTGGGGAAGAATCTGACGCGGTCGATTGGGGACCTGGTGGAACGGGCGAACTCGATTGCCGGCGGCGATCTGACGGGGCTCGAGTTGGAGATGCTGACCAACGACCAGGTTGGGACGATGGCGGAGGCGATGAACCGGATGCAGCGGTCGCTGAGCGGGATTATTGGGACGGTGGCGGATACGGCGGGGTCGCTGACGGGGTCGGCGGCGAGTATGGGCTCGGCGAGCGATCAGATTCATCGGCGGATCGATCAGCAATCGCAGCAGACGCAGCAGGCGGCGACGGCGATGCAGGAGATGTCGGCGTCGATTGCAGAGGTGAGCCGGCATACGCAGAGTGCGGCGGAGACGGCGAGGGCGGCGGCTCAAACGGCGAGGGATGGCGGGGCGATCGTACGGCAGATGCTCGAGTCGATGGGGTCGATTGCGGGAGCGGTGAGCGAGACGGGGGTGACGATAGGGCTGCTGGGTGAGGACTCGAAGAAGATCTCGCAGATTGTGACGGTGATCGATGAAATTGCGAGGAATACGAATCTGCTGGCATTGAATGCGGCAATTGAGGCGGCGCGGGCGGGCGAGCAGGGACGCGGATTTGCAGTGGTGGCGGGCGAGGTGAGGAGGCTGGCGGAATCGACCGCAAAGGCTACGGGTGAGATTGCGGGGATGATCCACGAGGTGCAGGAACGGACGCGGACGGCGGTGGCCAGCATGGAGGCGGGGACAGGAACGGTGCGGGAGGGTGTCGTCACGACGACGCAGGCGGGTGAGGCGCTGGAACGAATTATCGGGATGGCGGAGCAGGTGGACCGGATGATTACGCAAATTGCGATTGCGGCGAGTCAGCAGGCGGCGGCGGCGGATCAATCGAGCGCTTCCCTGGACTTTATCCATACGCTGAGTCACGACAATCTGATGGAGATGGCTACTACGGCGGCGGGGATCGAGAACCTGCGGGGGACGGCTGTGATGCTGGAGAAGCAGGTGGATCGGTTTTTGGTTGCAGTGTAG
- a CDS encoding class IV adenylate cyclase: protein MQSAEIELKLPVDDLQALHDKLDELGFQVDTPRTFEQNTLYDTPDRSLKAGGQLLRVRQYGDKFVVTHKRHPDDEEPDSFYKVRIETESEVADGPALAEIFTRIGYGPTFRYEKYRTEYSHRDAPGAHLVVDETPIGNYAELEGPTGWIDRTLNALGVDPGVCLTESYGKLFLAWKKRTGSPVENLTFAEIAPVLVGA, encoded by the coding sequence ATGCAGAGCGCTGAGATTGAGCTCAAGCTTCCCGTCGATGATCTACAAGCACTGCACGACAAACTGGACGAGCTCGGCTTTCAGGTGGATACGCCGAGAACGTTTGAACAGAACACTTTATACGACACTCCGGATCGATCTCTGAAGGCTGGCGGCCAGTTGCTGCGGGTGCGGCAGTACGGGGATAAGTTCGTGGTGACGCATAAACGGCACCCGGACGATGAAGAGCCGGACTCCTTTTACAAGGTTCGGATTGAGACGGAGTCCGAAGTAGCCGATGGGCCGGCGCTGGCGGAGATCTTTACGCGCATTGGGTATGGGCCTACGTTCCGGTATGAGAAGTACAGGACGGAGTACTCGCACCGCGATGCGCCGGGGGCGCACCTGGTGGTGGACGAGACGCCGATCGGCAACTATGCGGAGCTGGAAGGGCCTACGGGTTGGATCGACCGGACGCTGAACGCGCTGGGGGTTGACCCGGGAGTCTGCCTGACGGAGAGCTATGGGAAGCTGTTCCTGGCGTGGAAGAAGAGGACGGGGAGTCCGGTGGAGAACCTTACGTTTGCGGAGATTGCTCCTGTGCTGGTGGGGGCCTAA
- a CDS encoding L-threonylcarbamoyladenylate synthase: protein MPETAQPVFQTERLDARNPAAILRAAAILRAGGTVAFPTETVYGLGANALDPTAVAKIFEAKQRPSWDPLIVHIANQQMLAEIATLDQQGTAARLIDAFWPGPLTLLLPRTQAIPDAVTASRPLVGVRMPAHPVALELIRQTGLPIAAPSANTFSHTSPTTAAHVLADLDGRIDAILDGGPTTVGLESTVAEITPDGLIVYRPGAVTLDMLNNLLGQGTAHLHIPPERSSPIESLPSPGVGIRHYAPKARVLLIDSPEDCAANWDLFIENLRQVDDKLGLMLPDNWPAPEHASIFRWGSWSDKETLAHRLFSGLRALDDEHVTHIICPLPSPEGMGAAIRDRLQKAAKP from the coding sequence TTGCCCGAAACAGCACAGCCCGTGTTCCAAACCGAACGCCTCGACGCCCGCAACCCGGCCGCCATCCTCCGCGCCGCCGCCATCCTCCGCGCCGGCGGCACCGTAGCCTTCCCCACCGAAACCGTCTACGGTCTGGGTGCCAACGCCCTCGACCCCACAGCCGTTGCCAAAATCTTCGAAGCCAAACAGCGCCCCTCCTGGGACCCCCTCATCGTCCACATCGCCAATCAGCAGATGCTCGCGGAGATCGCCACACTAGACCAGCAGGGAACCGCCGCACGCCTCATCGACGCCTTCTGGCCCGGCCCCCTCACCCTCCTGCTCCCCCGCACCCAAGCGATCCCGGATGCCGTCACCGCCTCCCGCCCGCTGGTCGGCGTCCGCATGCCCGCCCACCCGGTCGCCCTAGAGCTCATCCGCCAGACCGGTCTCCCCATCGCCGCCCCCAGCGCCAATACCTTCAGTCACACCAGCCCCACCACCGCAGCCCATGTCCTCGCTGATCTGGACGGACGAATCGACGCCATCCTCGACGGAGGCCCCACCACCGTAGGCCTCGAATCCACCGTAGCCGAGATCACCCCGGACGGCCTCATCGTCTACCGCCCCGGAGCCGTCACCCTGGACATGCTGAACAACCTCCTCGGACAGGGAACTGCACACCTTCACATCCCGCCAGAGCGTTCATCCCCAATCGAGAGTCTGCCATCACCCGGCGTAGGCATCCGCCACTACGCCCCCAAAGCCCGCGTCCTTCTGATTGACTCCCCCGAAGACTGTGCCGCCAACTGGGATCTCTTCATCGAAAACCTCCGTCAGGTGGACGACAAGCTTGGCCTCATGCTCCCGGACAACTGGCCCGCCCCGGAACACGCGTCCATCTTCCGCTGGGGCTCCTGGTCCGACAAGGAAACCCTGGCTCATCGCCTCTTCTCCGGCCTGAGAGCCCTGGACGATGAGCACGTCACCCACATCATCTGCCCCCTACCATCCCCCGAAGGCATGGGCGCAGCCATCCGCGACCGCCTCCAAAAAGCCGCCAAGCCTTAA
- a CDS encoding DNA polymerase III subunit, whose protein sequence is MTSFPATFPATFTDFLGNSHAIEGLRTAIAAGRLPHSLILAGPQGAGKYTLALMLAMAVECERQPRELWSTGQSLASYCGVCANCTRIASAADLQVLVDNAVAAREDLRETDKKETRVLIQQHPDVLIVPPDPPQLLIKLGQVRTVIQRAQYLPSEGPRKLFIFTASNFMKEAANSLLKLLEEPPDYAHLILCVENIGELLPTIRSRCAVVRLGALPIEELEMLLADRRPEWQPKHRTLVARLAQGAAGKALGFDLEGFTAARADALVMLRGAGDDHSALFKMTETYRAGADGQVKTSMLLRTMGLLLEDLMLLQAGTPELVRNVDMRGELERMAAAVTFGWIEGASRGLDQVTSGMRRNLLRNLSLDAFAEQLANQG, encoded by the coding sequence ATGACTTCCTTCCCTGCTACGTTCCCGGCTACATTTACGGACTTTCTGGGTAACTCGCATGCCATTGAAGGGCTGCGGACGGCGATTGCTGCCGGGCGTCTGCCTCACTCGCTGATCCTTGCTGGGCCGCAGGGCGCGGGCAAGTACACGCTGGCGTTGATGCTGGCGATGGCGGTGGAGTGTGAGCGGCAGCCGCGGGAGCTTTGGTCTACGGGGCAATCGCTGGCGAGCTACTGCGGGGTTTGTGCGAACTGTACGCGGATTGCGTCCGCGGCTGATCTGCAGGTTCTGGTGGACAATGCGGTGGCGGCTCGTGAGGATCTGCGGGAGACCGATAAGAAAGAGACCCGGGTGCTGATTCAGCAGCATCCGGATGTGCTGATCGTTCCGCCCGATCCGCCGCAGTTGCTGATCAAGCTGGGGCAGGTGCGGACGGTGATTCAGCGGGCGCAGTATCTGCCTTCTGAAGGGCCGCGCAAGCTGTTTATCTTTACGGCTTCAAACTTTATGAAGGAGGCGGCGAACTCGCTGCTGAAGCTGCTGGAGGAGCCGCCGGACTACGCGCACCTGATCCTGTGCGTGGAGAATATTGGGGAGTTGTTGCCTACGATCCGGTCGCGGTGCGCGGTGGTGAGGCTGGGCGCGCTGCCGATCGAAGAGTTGGAGATGCTGCTGGCGGATCGTCGTCCGGAGTGGCAGCCGAAGCACCGGACGTTGGTGGCAAGGCTGGCGCAGGGGGCGGCTGGTAAGGCGCTGGGGTTCGATCTGGAGGGGTTTACGGCTGCTCGTGCGGATGCTCTGGTGATGCTGCGGGGGGCTGGGGACGATCATTCTGCGTTGTTCAAGATGACCGAGACTTACCGTGCCGGGGCGGACGGGCAGGTGAAGACGTCCATGCTGCTGCGGACGATGGGGTTGCTGCTCGAGGACCTGATGCTGCTGCAGGCGGGGACGCCGGAGCTTGTGCGGAATGTGGATATGCGCGGGGAGCTGGAGCGGATGGCGGCGGCGGTGACGTTTGGGTGGATTGAGGGGGCTTCGCGTGGGCTCGACCAGGTAACGAGCGGGATGCGGCGGAATCTGCTGCGGAATCTTTCGCTGGATGCGTTTGCGGAGCAATTGGCGAATCAGGGGTGA
- the pnuC gene encoding nicotinamide riboside transporter PnuC → MSADVLGGHFLNALRAEIFTSPLESVATLLGIANITLLIRRSIWNYPVGICMVSIYAYVFFGAKLYSDVLLQVFFFVVQIVGWVAWLRHQEPDGEVIVETSRARDLVLALLATGLGAALLGYAMGRWAHAAFPYWDATVASASVIAQLLLTWRRVENWVWWIGSNVISIVIYARKGLFLTSGLYAFFLAMAVIGLVSWLKSLRRQRLYTQS, encoded by the coding sequence TTGAGCGCGGACGTGTTGGGCGGTCATTTCCTAAACGCTCTAAGGGCGGAGATCTTTACGAGTCCGCTGGAGAGCGTGGCAACGCTGCTGGGGATTGCGAATATCACGCTGTTGATCCGGCGGAGCATCTGGAACTATCCGGTTGGGATCTGCATGGTTTCGATCTATGCGTATGTGTTCTTTGGGGCGAAGCTGTACTCCGATGTGTTGCTGCAGGTGTTCTTTTTTGTAGTGCAGATTGTGGGCTGGGTAGCGTGGCTCCGGCACCAGGAGCCGGATGGCGAGGTGATCGTCGAGACCTCACGCGCGAGAGATCTGGTGCTGGCTTTGCTGGCTACGGGGCTGGGTGCGGCGCTGCTGGGGTATGCGATGGGGCGGTGGGCTCATGCGGCGTTTCCGTACTGGGATGCGACGGTGGCTTCGGCGAGTGTGATTGCGCAGCTTCTGCTGACTTGGCGGCGGGTTGAGAACTGGGTCTGGTGGATTGGGTCGAACGTGATCTCAATTGTGATCTATGCGCGGAAGGGGTTGTTCCTGACCTCCGGGCTCTATGCGTTCTTTCTGGCGATGGCGGTGATCGGGCTGGTGAGCTGGTTGAAGAGCCTGCGGCGGCAGCGGCTTTATACTCAGAGCTGA
- a CDS encoding cytochrome P450 translates to MKGEWRMPPGLKRSLPFYAHKPWVKLGSPILLFEYLHETYGNIAHYQFMGTPIVFVNEPEYIREILVNQAGSFVKERTVKRMKILLGEGLITSEEPFHMRQRRIAAPAFHRQRINAYADQIVASAVTARERIVAGERFDIATASMGLSLEIVARTLFDTQVDDDIRRINDEVNTIMDLYNFIVAFPRIEMFLKLPIPGITRFRGAKARLDAVVDRLIEQRRKTVETEADRGDLLSMLLTSQDELLDADGKPTGEFVQMSDAQVRDEVLTIFLAGYETVANGLTWTWYLLSQNPEVEAKLHEELDRVLGVGDARRLPVLGDYAALRYTEMVFAESMRLYPPAWAMGRMSTKAVELGPYRIPPGAHFFFSQYMMSRTEEHYPDPLRFDPERFTAEAKAARAKFTYFPFGGGSRQCIGESFAWMEGVFSIATLAQCWRLRYADATPPEVQAKITLRPRDALHMVGERRV, encoded by the coding sequence ATGAAGGGCGAATGGCGGATGCCTCCGGGGCTGAAGCGAAGCTTGCCGTTCTATGCGCATAAGCCTTGGGTGAAGCTGGGCAGCCCGATTTTGTTGTTTGAGTATCTGCATGAAACGTACGGGAATATTGCGCATTACCAGTTCATGGGGACGCCGATCGTGTTCGTCAATGAGCCGGAGTATATCCGCGAGATTCTGGTGAATCAGGCGGGAAGCTTTGTGAAGGAGCGCACGGTCAAGCGGATGAAGATTCTGCTGGGCGAGGGGCTGATCACGTCGGAGGAGCCGTTTCATATGCGGCAGCGGCGGATTGCGGCGCCGGCGTTTCATCGGCAGCGGATCAATGCGTATGCGGATCAGATTGTGGCTTCGGCGGTGACGGCTCGGGAGAGGATTGTTGCGGGGGAGCGGTTCGATATTGCTACGGCGAGCATGGGACTGTCGCTGGAGATTGTGGCTCGGACGCTGTTCGATACGCAGGTGGATGACGACATCCGGCGGATCAACGATGAGGTGAACACGATCATGGATCTGTACAACTTCATCGTGGCGTTCCCGCGGATCGAGATGTTTCTGAAGCTGCCGATTCCAGGGATTACGCGGTTCAGGGGGGCCAAGGCGAGGCTGGATGCGGTGGTGGATCGGCTGATCGAGCAACGGCGGAAGACGGTGGAGACGGAGGCTGACCGGGGGGATCTGCTTTCGATGTTGCTGACGAGCCAGGATGAGCTGCTGGATGCGGATGGCAAGCCAACGGGTGAGTTTGTGCAGATGTCGGACGCGCAGGTGCGGGATGAGGTGCTGACGATCTTCCTGGCGGGCTATGAGACGGTGGCGAATGGGCTGACGTGGACGTGGTATCTGCTGAGCCAGAATCCTGAGGTTGAGGCGAAATTGCATGAGGAGCTGGACCGGGTGCTGGGGGTTGGGGACGCTCGGAGGTTGCCGGTGCTGGGGGACTATGCGGCGCTGCGGTATACGGAGATGGTGTTTGCGGAGTCGATGCGGCTCTATCCACCGGCGTGGGCGATGGGGCGGATGAGTACGAAGGCGGTTGAGCTGGGGCCGTACAGGATTCCGCCGGGGGCGCACTTCTTCTTCAGCCAGTACATGATGAGCCGGACGGAGGAGCATTATCCCGATCCGCTGCGGTTCGATCCGGAGCGGTTCACGGCTGAGGCGAAGGCGGCGCGGGCGAAGTTTACTTACTTCCCTTTTGGGGGCGGATCGCGGCAGTGTATTGGGGAGTCGTTCGCGTGGATGGAAGGGGTGTTTTCGATCGCGACGCTGGCGCAGTGCTGGCGGTTGCGGTATGCGGATGCGACGCCCCCGGAGGTGCAGGCGAAGATTACGCTGAGGCCGCGTGATGCGCTGCATATGGTTGGGGAGCGGCGGGTTTGA